Proteins from a genomic interval of Desertifilum tharense IPPAS B-1220:
- the epsC gene encoding serine O-acetyltransferase EpsC gives MLDTRESISVCQSAQTTAVEETSTSAPLGQQLYADWQAIRHHPYSPEKGLEQVFFSSGWHALILHRIAHQFRGWKIPILPRLISQFNRLFTGVEIHPGAKIGSGVLIVHGLGVVIGETAVVGEGSIIYQDVTLGGTGKETAKRHPTLGKNVVVEPGAKVLGNICIGNDVRIGAGAIVLRNAPERSIVVGIPGRIIYRKLEGEDAFEEQSQPDLEAQVIQVLFERIKSLETQVEQIKNTTHLVDSRLELISCIPRDSSNSLVTDFLDGAGI, from the coding sequence ATGCTAGATACACGCGAATCGATCTCTGTTTGCCAATCTGCCCAAACAACAGCAGTCGAAGAAACTTCAACCTCAGCCCCTCTAGGGCAACAGCTTTATGCAGATTGGCAGGCGATCCGCCATCACCCCTATTCGCCCGAAAAAGGATTAGAACAGGTGTTTTTCTCCAGTGGATGGCACGCTTTAATCCTTCATCGCATTGCCCATCAGTTCAGGGGTTGGAAAATTCCTATTCTGCCTCGCCTGATTTCTCAATTCAATCGCCTTTTTACAGGGGTGGAAATTCATCCCGGCGCAAAAATTGGCAGCGGAGTCTTAATTGTACATGGGTTAGGGGTTGTTATTGGAGAAACAGCGGTTGTCGGCGAGGGCAGCATTATTTATCAAGATGTGACATTGGGGGGAACTGGAAAAGAAACCGCTAAACGCCATCCAACCCTAGGGAAAAATGTTGTCGTCGAACCGGGCGCTAAGGTTCTGGGTAATATCTGCATTGGCAATGATGTGCGAATTGGCGCTGGGGCAATTGTGCTTCGCAACGCCCCCGAACGCAGTATTGTAGTGGGCATCCCTGGCAGAATCATTTATCGCAAACTGGAAGGCGAAGATGCTTTTGAAGAGCAATCTCAGCCTGATTTAGAGGCTCAAGTGATTCAAGTTCTGTTTGAGCGAATTAAGTCTTTAGAAACTCAGGTTGAACAAATCAAAAATACGACTCATCTTGTTGATAGTCGATTGGAGCTAATTTCTTGTATCCCCAG
- a CDS encoding sulfurtransferase, with product MKPRHAPRLFKGIQFWQSKWFAFFASLLAFAIVIPLSPFFHAQATTPARIQFVSPAWVAQHQQDPNLRILDVRINPLDYINGHIPNAVHIADNTFRGPNGQLPIQYWETSKLQSLFTQAGVTNNSNVLIYSDGPDLLGATMVAYLLERSGRAANVAILDGGFNQYKAAQLPTTKAFPRYELGQFTVEDNPAIRVSLDRVKTLIGKPGVVFIDPRPAALFTGEQDLFIRNGHIPGAKNIPWPTFTLGTDKGFQLKSLSEIEQLLQQRGIRKSDDIIVTCSTGREATLQYVVLKHLLGYPKVRIYEGAWTEYSSHPDLPLETGAGT from the coding sequence ATTAAACCGAGACACGCGCCCCGTCTGTTTAAAGGAATCCAGTTTTGGCAATCGAAGTGGTTTGCATTTTTTGCCTCTTTACTCGCCTTCGCCATTGTCATTCCGCTCTCTCCCTTCTTCCACGCCCAAGCGACAACCCCAGCACGCATTCAATTTGTTTCGCCAGCTTGGGTTGCCCAACATCAACAAGACCCGAATCTGCGGATCTTAGATGTGCGAATTAACCCCCTTGATTACATCAACGGTCATATTCCCAACGCCGTTCACATTGCCGATAACACCTTTCGCGGCCCTAACGGACAATTGCCCATCCAATACTGGGAAACGTCGAAATTGCAATCCCTGTTTACCCAGGCGGGAGTCACCAACAACAGCAACGTTTTAATCTACTCCGACGGCCCAGATTTACTCGGTGCCACAATGGTTGCCTACCTGTTGGAACGCAGCGGACGGGCTGCGAATGTGGCAATTCTGGACGGGGGATTTAACCAATATAAAGCCGCGCAACTCCCCACGACTAAAGCCTTTCCCCGATATGAGTTAGGGCAATTTACCGTCGAGGATAACCCAGCAATTCGCGTTTCCCTAGATCGCGTCAAAACCTTAATCGGTAAGCCTGGTGTGGTGTTTATCGATCCGCGTCCGGCAGCTTTATTTACAGGCGAACAAGACTTGTTTATTCGTAACGGACATATCCCTGGGGCGAAAAATATTCCTTGGCCCACCTTTACCCTCGGTACAGATAAGGGTTTTCAACTCAAATCTCTCTCAGAAATTGAGCAACTGCTGCAACAGCGCGGGATTCGCAAATCCGATGACATCATTGTTACTTGCAGTACAGGGCGAGAAGCCACTTTGCAATACGTGGTTCTCAAACATTTACTGGGTTATCCCAAAGTTCGGATTTATGAAGGTGCTTGGACAGAGTATTCTTCTCACCCCGATTTGCCTTTAGAAACGGGTGCAGGTACTTAA
- a CDS encoding sulfate/molybdate ABC transporter ATP-binding protein, with protein MAIVIKNISKHFGSFRALDSVNLEIEAGSLVALLGPSGSGKSTLLRLIAGLDTPDTGAIWLRDRNVTYQNVQERNIGFVFQHYALFKHLTVRKNIAFGLEINKVPPREVKARVEELLDLIQLTGLGDRYPSQLSGGQRQRVALARALASQPQVLLLDEPFGALDAKVRKDLRAWLRRLHQQVHVTTIFVTHDQQEAMEVADEIVVMNKGRIEQVGTPDEIYDSPATPFVMTFIGPVNVLPSNLRLFRVNGDASPDGNSQVFFRPHDLLIETSPNAAGTAAKIGYLVNLGWQIEAELILEGGYTLQAILSRPQFEKLKLKTGQQVYITPKAVKSFPQTHQLAAVGL; from the coding sequence ATGGCAATCGTCATTAAGAACATTTCCAAGCATTTTGGTAGCTTTCGCGCCCTGGACAGTGTGAACTTAGAGATTGAGGCGGGGTCTTTAGTCGCGCTCTTAGGTCCCTCTGGGTCGGGAAAATCAACCTTACTGCGCTTAATTGCAGGCTTGGACACCCCGGATACTGGAGCCATTTGGCTGCGCGATCGCAATGTCACCTATCAGAACGTGCAAGAGCGGAATATTGGGTTTGTCTTTCAGCACTACGCTCTGTTTAAGCATCTAACGGTGCGTAAAAACATCGCCTTTGGACTGGAGATTAACAAAGTTCCGCCCAGAGAAGTCAAAGCCAGAGTCGAAGAACTCCTCGATCTGATCCAATTAACCGGATTAGGCGATCGCTATCCCTCGCAACTCTCCGGCGGACAAAGACAGCGCGTTGCTTTGGCGAGAGCTTTAGCTTCTCAACCGCAAGTTCTCTTACTCGATGAACCCTTCGGCGCATTAGATGCCAAAGTTCGTAAGGATCTGCGGGCCTGGTTGCGGCGCTTGCACCAACAAGTCCACGTCACTACCATCTTTGTCACCCACGATCAACAAGAAGCAATGGAAGTGGCGGATGAGATTGTGGTGATGAACAAAGGACGCATTGAACAAGTGGGAACCCCCGATGAAATTTACGATTCCCCCGCAACGCCGTTTGTCATGACTTTTATTGGCCCGGTGAATGTTTTACCCAGCAATTTACGCTTATTTCGGGTCAATGGCGACGCTTCACCCGACGGTAATTCTCAAGTGTTCTTTCGTCCCCACGATCTGTTGATTGAAACCTCCCCCAATGCTGCGGGTACTGCGGCCAAAATTGGCTATCTGGTTAACCTGGGTTGGCAAATTGAAGCTGAATTGATTTTGGAAGGGGGTTATACCTTGCAAGCGATTCTGAGCCGTCCCCAGTTTGAAAAACTCAAGCTCAAAACGGGTCAACAAGTTTACATAACGCCAAAAGCGGTTAAATCTTTTCCCCAAACCCATCAATTAGCGGCCGTGGGTCTTTAA
- a CDS encoding Crp/Fnr family transcriptional regulator, with protein MQTSISTPLQIQTLLPQSFSRRSLIPLYHQRAWKIEVGIVRTLTWLEDGTVVPLGIWGSEDIVGGSLSQTSPYQIEALTDVKVRPLLLKDWQPSQEMFLNYLQHTQELMMIRSNRRAEDTLLKLLNWLANKFGSEVGNGYLINCKLTHQDLAEFSGLTRVTVTRILSNLEQQGLIHRTSRQLVVIKDEEVWHYQI; from the coding sequence ATGCAAACTTCTATTTCTACACCGTTGCAGATTCAAACTCTCCTCCCCCAATCCTTTTCTCGTCGTTCGTTAATTCCCCTGTATCACCAAAGAGCCTGGAAAATTGAGGTTGGTATTGTCCGCACTCTAACTTGGCTAGAGGATGGGACGGTTGTCCCCCTGGGAATTTGGGGCAGCGAGGATATTGTTGGGGGTAGCTTATCTCAAACCAGTCCTTATCAAATTGAAGCCTTAACGGATGTAAAAGTTAGGCCGCTCTTGCTCAAAGATTGGCAGCCCTCCCAAGAGATGTTTTTAAATTATCTGCAACATACGCAAGAATTAATGATGATTCGCTCCAACCGTAGGGCGGAAGATACTTTATTAAAACTGTTGAATTGGCTGGCCAATAAGTTTGGCTCGGAAGTGGGAAATGGTTATTTAATTAACTGCAAGTTAACGCATCAAGACCTAGCGGAGTTTAGCGGTTTAACGCGGGTAACGGTGACGCGCATTTTAAGCAACTTGGAACAGCAAGGCCTGATTCATCGCACGTCTCGCCAGTTGGTTGTCATCAAAGATGAGGAGGTTTGGCACTATCAGATTTAG
- a CDS encoding TIGR00297 family protein, with translation MLSLILSLNPWPFGAILNTLLLGIAALVPKKLLTPAGYLHAWILGVIIWGTLGWPGYLVVAFYFIVGSGVTRIGMAEKEAAGIAEKRSGARGPENVWGSALTAALCALGTLIPTANTPQILSLLLLGYVASFSTKLSDTCASEVGKAYGKRTFLITTLQPVARGTEGAVSLEGTLAGVAGSAAIALVGWGAGLITGGGVLLCLVAAFIATNLESLIGATLQTQVSWLTNEVVNIINTLIGAIAAIVLALAWQFWIAS, from the coding sequence ATGCTATCTCTAATTTTGTCGCTCAATCCTTGGCCTTTTGGCGCAATTCTCAATACCCTCTTACTCGGTATTGCGGCTTTAGTCCCCAAAAAGTTACTCACCCCAGCGGGATATCTCCATGCTTGGATTTTGGGGGTAATCATCTGGGGAACCTTGGGATGGCCGGGCTATTTAGTGGTGGCATTCTATTTTATCGTGGGTTCCGGCGTTACCCGCATTGGGATGGCCGAGAAGGAAGCCGCAGGCATTGCTGAAAAGCGATCGGGGGCCAGAGGGCCGGAAAATGTCTGGGGATCGGCGCTAACGGCTGCCTTATGCGCGCTAGGCACCTTAATTCCAACGGCGAATACTCCCCAAATCTTAAGTTTATTGCTATTAGGTTATGTGGCGAGTTTCAGTACCAAACTCTCGGATACCTGTGCGAGCGAGGTGGGCAAAGCTTACGGGAAGCGGACGTTTCTAATTACCACCTTACAACCGGTTGCCCGTGGCACAGAAGGGGCGGTGAGCTTGGAAGGGACGCTAGCCGGGGTTGCGGGTTCTGCGGCGATCGCGCTCGTCGGCTGGGGGGCAGGTTTAATTACTGGGGGCGGCGTTCTGCTGTGTCTGGTGGCGGCATTTATCGCCACGAACCTAGAAAGCCTGATTGGGGCCACCTTGCAAACTCAGGTGAGTTGGTTGACCAATGAAGTCGTCAATATTATTAATACCCTAATTGGCGCGATCGCGGCGATTGTTCTGGCGCTGGCTTGGCAGTTTTGGATCGCATCCTAA
- a CDS encoding VOC family protein, which translates to MTSVIFHLAIPINNIETARDFYVDGLGCEVGRESRHAMILNLYGHQLVAHMTSDPLVPQKGIYPRHFGLIFPRESEWEQMLHRAIDNQLMFYEQPKHRFPGQLTEHRTFFLQDPFYNLMEMKFYRHADAIFGGRELAEVGDR; encoded by the coding sequence ATGACTTCTGTTATTTTTCACCTAGCTATTCCGATTAACAACATAGAAACCGCTAGAGACTTTTATGTGGATGGCTTGGGATGCGAAGTGGGGCGAGAATCCCGCCATGCCATGATCCTCAATCTCTACGGGCATCAACTGGTAGCCCACATGACTAGCGATCCGCTGGTGCCGCAAAAGGGCATTTACCCGCGTCACTTTGGGTTGATCTTTCCGCGAGAGTCTGAGTGGGAACAGATGCTGCACAGAGCCATTGATAACCAACTGATGTTTTACGAACAACCCAAGCACCGTTTTCCGGGTCAGTTGACGGAACACCGCACCTTCTTTTTACAAGATCCGTTTTACAATCTGATGGAGATGAAGTTCTACCGCCATGCAGACGCTATCTTTGGCGGGCGGGAACTGGCAGAAGTGGGCGATCGCTAA
- a CDS encoding triacylglycerol lipase produces MQKPPNPVLLVHGIFIKSKVFNRLHAYLTQHHWQVHRFDLNPANATLGIERLASQIVEYVDRTFPPDQKIDLVGLSMGGLVSRYYVQRLGGIDRVERFITISSPHNGTWMAYALPLKACFQMRPGSPFLQDLNQDIEVLNQVQFTSLWTPYDFIIVPGSSSQVAVGEQIRLSVVAHAMMVRHPVALKAVANALQSNL; encoded by the coding sequence ATGCAAAAACCCCCCAACCCCGTCCTGTTAGTCCACGGTATCTTTATCAAGAGCAAGGTATTTAATCGCCTGCACGCCTATCTCACCCAACACCACTGGCAAGTGCATCGCTTCGATCTCAACCCGGCGAATGCAACGTTAGGTATAGAACGATTAGCCTCGCAGATCGTTGAGTATGTCGATAGAACCTTCCCCCCAGACCAAAAAATCGACTTAGTAGGATTAAGTATGGGGGGATTGGTTAGCCGTTACTACGTGCAGCGTCTTGGAGGGATCGATCGCGTTGAACGCTTCATTACCATTTCCTCACCGCATAATGGCACTTGGATGGCCTATGCTTTACCCCTCAAAGCTTGCTTTCAAATGCGACCGGGCAGTCCTTTTCTGCAAGACTTAAACCAGGATATTGAAGTCCTCAATCAAGTGCAATTTACATCCCTGTGGACGCCCTACGACTTTATTATCGTTCCGGGGAGTAGTTCCCAGGTAGCAGTCGGCGAACAAATCCGCCTTTCTGTGGTGGCTCATGCCATGATGGTCAGACATCCTGTAGCTTTAAAAGCAGTAGCTAACGCCCTCCAAAGTAACTTGTGA
- a CDS encoding triacylglycerol lipase: MKSIQPNPVILIHGIDDTALVFQTMSQQLSRRGWDVHSLSLTPSNGEIGLDRLAQQIADYVSLTFKENQPFDLVGFSMGGIISRYYVQRLGGIQRVQRFVTISSPHCGSWVGYARHNIGCQQMRPNSRFLNDLKRDIHILDKIDFTSIWTPYDLMIVPAHSSCISVGREIILPILLHSWMLTDPRCIAQVAQVLAEPLRQNHAKTPQPRPVSPRYLYQEQGI; the protein is encoded by the coding sequence ATGAAATCCATTCAGCCAAATCCGGTTATCTTGATTCACGGAATTGACGATACCGCCCTCGTCTTTCAAACCATGTCCCAGCAACTCAGCCGTCGAGGTTGGGACGTTCACAGTCTGAGTTTAACGCCCAGCAACGGCGAAATTGGACTCGATCGTCTGGCTCAACAAATTGCTGATTATGTCTCCTTAACCTTCAAAGAAAACCAACCCTTCGATCTCGTCGGTTTCAGCATGGGGGGCATCATCAGCCGCTATTACGTGCAGCGCCTCGGCGGAATTCAACGCGTTCAGCGCTTTGTCACCATCTCCTCTCCTCACTGCGGCAGTTGGGTGGGCTATGCCAGACACAACATCGGGTGTCAGCAAATGCGTCCCAATAGCCGCTTCTTGAATGACCTCAAGCGCGATATTCATATTTTAGACAAAATTGACTTTACCTCAATTTGGACGCCCTACGACCTGATGATCGTCCCTGCCCATAGCTCTTGCATATCGGTGGGTCGAGAAATTATCCTACCCATACTCCTGCATAGTTGGATGTTAACTGACCCGCGCTGCATTGCCCAAGTTGCCCAAGTGCTAGCCGAACCCCTCAGACAGAACCATGCAAAAACCCCCCAACCCCGTCCTGTTAGTCCACGGTATCTTTATCAAGAGCAAGGTATTTAA
- a CDS encoding tol-pal system YbgF family protein — translation MLEQIASAFERQDYKTAANLIKKLLKQEPQNLWGRLYVGRLYEETGKFELAEDVYRQLLRQPTLNTRIATQARTGLQRLENRIKQQRETAIAQAKAIPDNNKPGLLILEPVSGEMRTKIVQNFARLMNIDAYTAQRQLPARFWRLHRLGSIGELQVYAQELQDVGIACFWVPLADIARIRVFQVQYFSALSPQPTVICQDEANQVGTLTFNWSDVAQRVEGRLPIFESVIDLDFRGRQERKEKTQDYIQIHDLHLPSRNCILRLCESSYQYQEGITALATSQALNQQSNRLNWNHLLQQLNQPLAQTPTWSDFTVFGEMVLEQSKTVVDTTHFLGGFDSHIRLSRRAETDWDPAFQLYSGLVFLRNQSLQTPA, via the coding sequence ATGCTTGAACAAATTGCCAGTGCATTTGAACGCCAAGATTATAAAACGGCGGCAAATCTGATCAAAAAGCTATTGAAACAAGAACCCCAAAATCTCTGGGGACGCTTGTATGTTGGACGTTTGTACGAAGAAACCGGGAAATTTGAGCTAGCAGAGGATGTGTATCGTCAACTGCTGCGCCAACCCACATTGAATACTCGAATTGCCACCCAAGCTAGAACGGGTTTGCAACGTTTAGAAAATCGGATTAAGCAACAGCGGGAAACTGCGATCGCCCAAGCGAAAGCCATCCCCGATAATAATAAACCGGGCTTGCTGATCCTAGAACCCGTCAGCGGCGAAATGCGAACCAAAATCGTGCAAAACTTCGCCCGTTTAATGAATATAGACGCCTACACCGCCCAAAGACAGCTTCCCGCTCGTTTCTGGCGGCTGCATCGCCTCGGTTCTATTGGCGAGTTGCAAGTTTATGCTCAAGAATTGCAAGATGTCGGAATTGCCTGTTTTTGGGTACCGCTAGCGGATATTGCGCGAATTCGCGTCTTTCAAGTCCAGTATTTCTCCGCCTTGTCCCCCCAACCTACCGTTATTTGTCAAGATGAAGCGAATCAGGTGGGGACTTTAACCTTTAACTGGTCAGATGTGGCGCAACGTGTAGAGGGTAGGCTGCCGATTTTTGAGTCTGTGATCGATCTTGATTTTCGCGGTCGCCAAGAACGTAAAGAGAAAACGCAAGATTATATTCAAATTCACGACCTCCATTTACCCAGTCGCAATTGCATTTTGCGCCTATGCGAAAGTAGCTACCAGTACCAAGAAGGGATAACTGCACTCGCCACCTCCCAGGCTCTTAACCAACAGAGCAACCGGCTGAACTGGAATCACCTGCTCCAGCAGCTTAATCAACCCTTAGCCCAGACGCCAACCTGGTCAGATTTTACGGTCTTTGGCGAGATGGTGCTAGAACAATCCAAAACAGTGGTCGATACCACCCATTTTCTAGGAGGATTTGATTCTCATATTCGGCTTTCGCGTCGTGCTGAAACCGACTGGGACCCGGCTTTTCAGCTATACAGCGGGCTAGTCTTTTTGCGAAACCAGTCGTTGCAGACTCCAGCTTAA
- a CDS encoding 16S rRNA (uracil(1498)-N(3))-methyltransferase, with protein MSLQRLAIAPTQLQNEQVSLSASQQHYLRRVLRLQTGDRIILLNGQGQAWLAALQEGATATILEPYILQTELPLDVSLILALPKNGFDDVVRACTELGVSCMIPVISDRSLLKPSPQKLERWRRIATEAAEQSERQTIPPILEPIPFAKSLASSPDARSFIAVARGTWPHLLTAVAADSSPSAIQIAIGPEGGWSAAEVEMAIATGFQPVTLGSRILRAITAPIVALSLVTGVLESQQARE; from the coding sequence ATGAGCTTGCAACGCCTTGCGATCGCCCCCACTCAATTGCAAAATGAACAAGTTAGCTTGAGCGCGTCCCAACAGCACTATCTCAGACGGGTTCTACGCTTGCAAACTGGCGATCGCATTATCCTCCTTAACGGTCAGGGTCAAGCCTGGTTAGCGGCGCTGCAAGAGGGCGCAACGGCGACAATTCTCGAACCCTACATCCTGCAAACCGAGTTACCCCTAGATGTTAGCCTGATTCTGGCGTTGCCCAAAAATGGCTTTGATGATGTGGTGCGGGCTTGTACGGAATTGGGCGTCAGTTGTATGATTCCTGTCATCAGCGATCGCAGCTTGCTCAAACCCAGTCCGCAAAAACTCGAACGCTGGCGACGCATTGCCACAGAAGCCGCCGAACAGTCGGAACGTCAAACCATTCCCCCTATTCTCGAACCCATCCCCTTTGCCAAAAGCCTCGCTTCCAGCCCCGATGCTCGTTCGTTTATCGCGGTTGCTCGCGGCACCTGGCCCCACCTATTAACGGCAGTTGCTGCTGACTCTAGCCCATCTGCTATTCAGATTGCGATTGGGCCAGAAGGCGGATGGAGTGCAGCAGAAGTAGAAATGGCGATCGCAACAGGCTTTCAACCCGTTACGCTAGGATCGCGCATTCTCCGCGCCATTACTGCCCCCATTGTCGCCTTATCCCTTGTGACAGGTGTTCTAGAGTCTCAACAAGCGCGAGAATAA
- a CDS encoding ferritin-like domain-containing protein, producing the protein MNPTLAEQDASRSVSGNTILNWHDYFGWNQNHLQALPWQDPYQLTEKEKQAISRSIQKFQLGESSEGAHLMKLARDYATRCGDRSFVETIKRFIGEEQRHARDLGRFMQQQGIVWAKKDWTDSLFRRLRKLTDLEIAVIMLLTAELVALVYYKALGKATRSPLLNVLCQQIQKDELAHTHFQVFLLQQIRKNRSILSQRLTNLVHRCFYSLVLLIVWFDHLSVYRASSYRFSEFWQESQENFIRLVAQSVQTPETLTP; encoded by the coding sequence ATGAATCCTACTTTAGCAGAGCAGGACGCTAGCCGTTCTGTTTCAGGGAATACTATACTCAATTGGCACGATTATTTTGGTTGGAACCAAAACCATCTTCAGGCGCTACCTTGGCAAGATCCCTATCAACTGACGGAGAAAGAAAAGCAGGCGATTTCGCGATCGATTCAAAAGTTTCAGTTGGGTGAAAGTTCCGAAGGCGCGCATTTAATGAAGTTAGCGCGAGATTATGCAACCCGCTGCGGCGATCGCTCTTTTGTTGAAACGATTAAACGATTTATTGGGGAAGAACAGCGCCACGCCAGAGATTTAGGGCGATTTATGCAGCAGCAGGGGATTGTTTGGGCAAAGAAAGATTGGACAGATAGTCTATTTCGGCGCTTGCGAAAGTTAACGGATCTAGAAATAGCCGTCATTATGTTATTAACGGCTGAATTAGTCGCGCTGGTCTATTATAAAGCTTTAGGAAAAGCCACGCGATCGCCTTTACTGAATGTCCTGTGCCAGCAAATTCAAAAAGATGAGTTAGCCCACACGCATTTTCAGGTCTTTCTTCTCCAGCAAATTCGTAAAAATCGCTCCATCTTATCTCAAAGGTTGACGAACTTAGTCCATCGCTGCTTTTATTCGCTGGTTCTCCTGATTGTCTGGTTCGATCATCTCTCCGTCTATCGGGCCAGCAGCTACCGTTTTTCTGAGTTCTGGCAAGAATCGCAAGAGAATTTTATCCGACTCGTCGCCCAATCTGTGCAAACTCCGGAAACTCTGACCCCCTGA
- a CDS encoding ABC transporter permease, giving the protein MSQSLVVRTGSLIVSVLFIVVAILLAGASPLEVATAMWNGAFGTPNQFARLLATLAPLLLCACGLVFTFATGLYNLGIEGQIMAGAIATTFILRLTQEILPAPLVILLGLGAGIAGGLIWGLLIGFLNVYAKVNEIFAGLGLNFVAQGLALYLIFGPWKRPGVASMSGTELFNRNLWLPNFGNTEASPIALLLAVVGLVVTLSVMRGTYFGLQLQAVGRNLRASYIQGIPAIEYLMSSFALCGTFAGLAGALQVLAVFHRLIPNISSNLGFLALLVVMLVNFNPLGLLPVAFFFSALNIGSLQLPLSLQLESSLAGVIQGTLVLFALLGQSLSDRLPKTTPGRS; this is encoded by the coding sequence ATGAGCCAATCATTAGTAGTTCGGACTGGATCGCTAATCGTTTCTGTATTATTTATTGTGGTTGCGATCCTTTTAGCGGGGGCTTCTCCCCTAGAAGTCGCTACTGCAATGTGGAATGGGGCTTTCGGTACCCCCAATCAATTCGCCCGTCTTCTGGCTACCCTTGCACCCTTGTTACTCTGTGCTTGCGGTTTGGTGTTTACCTTCGCCACAGGCCTATATAACTTAGGGATAGAAGGACAGATTATGGCAGGTGCGATCGCCACCACCTTCATCTTACGGCTGACCCAAGAGATCCTACCCGCCCCCCTGGTTATCTTACTCGGACTGGGGGCTGGAATTGCAGGCGGCCTGATTTGGGGTTTACTCATCGGCTTTCTCAACGTTTACGCCAAAGTTAACGAGATTTTCGCCGGACTGGGTTTAAACTTTGTCGCCCAAGGGTTAGCCTTATATCTCATTTTCGGTCCTTGGAAGCGTCCCGGCGTTGCATCCATGAGTGGAACCGAATTATTCAACCGCAATTTGTGGCTACCCAATTTTGGCAATACCGAAGCCAGTCCCATTGCGTTACTGCTGGCTGTTGTGGGCTTAGTTGTCACCCTCAGCGTGATGCGGGGGACTTACTTTGGCTTGCAGTTACAGGCGGTGGGGCGAAACTTGCGGGCTTCCTACATTCAAGGCATTCCAGCAATTGAGTATTTGATGAGTAGCTTTGCCCTTTGCGGTACCTTTGCTGGGTTAGCAGGGGCGTTGCAAGTCTTAGCCGTGTTTCATCGTCTGATTCCCAATATCTCCAGTAACCTAGGCTTTTTGGCATTGCTGGTGGTGATGCTGGTGAACTTTAATCCCCTGGGGTTATTACCCGTTGCTTTCTTCTTTAGTGCCTTAAATATTGGCAGCCTGCAACTCCCCTTAAGTCTCCAACTAGAATCTTCCCTAGCGGGCGTCATTCAGGGAACGCTGGTGTTATTTGCCCTTCTAGGTCAAAGTTTAAGCGATCGCCTCCCCAAAACGACCCCCGGTAGAAGTTGA
- a CDS encoding ABC transporter permease: METAQLIAILATAIATATPLVYAAIGETITEKAGVINLSAEGTIMLSAMVAFAIAQTTNNLFLGFAGAAAMGALIALIVAFSTITLKQSQIAIGFVLALLCSDLSTFLGNPFVRIPGPTVPSWRIPLLQDIPILGPLLFRSDLLVYSSFALIFLSWFFFYRTRNGLLLRAIGEQPAAAFARGANVIFLRYFYTLFGGALMGIAGAAFSLDFKAGWSYRHTAGYGWIALAIVIFGGWNPLKVALGAYLFGILQSLASLAQSTIPQIPTQVFSVAPFVLMILVLALTGGDWIDRLLAPLPLSWRRPLAQALQATPPASLGKAFEQD, from the coding sequence ATGGAAACTGCACAACTGATTGCCATTTTAGCCACCGCGATCGCCACTGCTACCCCCCTGGTTTACGCTGCAATTGGCGAAACGATTACCGAAAAAGCAGGCGTCATTAACCTTTCGGCGGAAGGAACCATCATGCTGTCGGCGATGGTGGCCTTTGCAATCGCCCAAACCACCAACAACCTCTTCCTGGGCTTTGCGGGGGCTGCCGCAATGGGCGCTCTAATCGCCCTGATCGTCGCTTTCAGCACCATTACCCTCAAACAATCCCAAATAGCGATCGGCTTCGTTCTCGCCCTGCTGTGCAGCGATTTATCGACCTTTTTAGGCAACCCCTTTGTCAGAATTCCGGGCCCCACCGTACCGAGTTGGAGAATTCCCCTATTGCAAGATATCCCCATTCTCGGCCCGCTTCTGTTTCGCAGCGACCTCTTGGTGTATTCCAGTTTTGCGTTAATTTTCTTGAGTTGGTTCTTTTTCTATCGCACCCGCAACGGCCTACTTTTACGGGCGATTGGCGAACAACCCGCCGCCGCTTTTGCTAGGGGTGCCAATGTGATTTTCCTGCGCTACTTCTATACGCTATTCGGAGGGGCTTTAATGGGGATTGCGGGGGCTGCTTTTTCCCTAGACTTTAAAGCAGGCTGGAGCTATCGTCACACGGCAGGTTATGGTTGGATTGCGCTCGCAATTGTGATTTTTGGCGGTTGGAATCCTTTAAAAGTAGCACTGGGGGCTTATTTATTTGGCATTCTGCAATCTTTAGCCAGTCTTGCCCAAAGTACCATTCCTCAGATTCCCACCCAGGTTTTCTCCGTCGCCCCATTTGTGCTAATGATTCTTGTATTAGCCCTAACAGGAGGAGATTGGATCGATCGCTTGCTTGCGCCTCTCCCCCTAAGCTGGCGGCGTCCCCTCGCCCAAGCCTTGCAAGCCACGCCCCCTGCTTCTTTAGGCAAAGCGTTTGAACAGGATTAA